AGCCAGTAAACACGACAGCGGGCGCGCGCACAGGCAGTCACGCGCACTCCAGGGAAAATAATCGAGCTCCGAACCTGGGCAGCTGATTCACGGGAATACTGAGATGCtcgagtttaaataaaaaaataactggatATTTATGTGTGAATATTGACATGTAAcctactataaaaataaatgatcaataaacatttcataaatgGCGAATATGAACGATAACATATACAGAAATGAACCTATAAAGGGTTAAAGATGATCATTTGCGCAAGAGAACTGTCATTGCGCAGGATGTTGTCATCACCGATGCGCGTGTCCGTCTGCGCGCACTCGTGGGTTCCGTGCGTCATGGCCGCCGTCAGCTGCGCAAGGCTCCTGTCACCGGGATCCGTTCACGGACTGCGGCTCGGTTCTTGGCTTCTTCCGGCTCTGAGCCGGTAAACGGTGTTCTGCAGCTCTCGTGTGCTCTGTTTATAGTATATACCGAGAACTGAGACAGTATTCGGACAGTCTTTGCTAAATTGTTACATCACCTTGTCATGCTTGTGGTGTGCAGTGATCTCAGATATAAAAGGATTtctgaatataaaataattgtttgtgtgtaaaagtaCTTTTTAAGTCAAATCAAATCAGTAGAAGGTCAagcgcagtgcattgtgggatgcagTGTTCAGCACATGGGCTCTGTTGTGTGCTGCACATAACTGTTTGTGTGTTGTAGAGTGTCTCAGGCGCGCCGCCACAGGCTCGGTCCCGCCGATGACGAGCTCTACCAGAGGACCACAGTGTCGCTCCTGCAGAAGGAAGGGGGAGGAGCCGTCATCTACAGCTACAGCCCGCGCGGATTCAACATCAGCGGGAACAGAGTGATGGGACCCTGCGCCGTACTGCCCCCTGCCGTCCTGCAGTGGAACgtgagacctgtgtgtgtgtgtgtgtgagtgtgtgtaaatgtgtgtgtgtgtgtgtgtgtgagagtgtgtgtgtgtgtgcgctgcccCCGGCTGTCCTGCAGTGGAACgtgagacctgtgtgtgtgtgtgtgtgagtgtgtgtgagtgtgtgtaaatgtgtgtgagagtgtgtgtgtgtgtgtgtgctgccccCGGCCGTCCTGCAGTGGAACGTGAGAGCAGaccagtgtgtgtgagtgtgtgtgtgtgtgtgtgtgtgtgtgtaagtgtgtgtgagagtgtgtgtaaatgtgtgtgagtgtgtgtgtgtgtgtgtgtgtgagtgtgtgagtgtgtgtgtgctgccccCGGCCGTCCTGCAGTGGAACGTGAGAGCagaccagtatgtgtgtgtgtgtgtgtgtgtgtgtaaatgtgtgtgtgtgtgagagtgtgtgtaaatgtgtgtgagtgtgtgtgtgtgagagtgtgtgtaaatgtgtgtgagtgtgtgtgtgtgtgagagtgtgtgtgtgtgtgtgtgcgcgctgcCCCCGGCCGTCCTGCAGTGGAATGTGAGAgcagaccagtgtgtgtgtgagtgtgtgagtgagtgtgtgtgttcactgtgtgtgtgtgtgtgtgagtgtgtgtgtgtgtgtgtgagtgagtgtgtgtgtttgtgtgtgtgagtgtgtgtgtgtgtgattgtgtgtgtgtgtgtgttcactgtgtgtgtgtgtgtgtgagagtgtgtgagtgtgtgtgtgtgcgaatgtgtgagtgtttgattgtgtgtgtgtgtgttcactgtgtgtgtgtgtgtgtgtgttgttgcagGTGGGTCATCACACAGACATCACAGTGGAGAGTTTGTCTCTGTTTTATCTGCTGGAGCCACGCATTGGTGAGTAAACACTactacagtaaacactacagtaaacagtaaacactacagtaaacactacagtaaacactacagtaaaccgtaaacactacagtaaacactacagtaaacagtaaacactacagtaaacactacagtaaacactacagtaaaccgtaaacactacagtaaacactacagtaaacagtaaacactacagtaaacactacagtaaacactacagtaaaccgtaaacactacagtaaacactacagtaaacactacagtaaacagtaaacactacagtaaacactagagtaaacactacagtaaacagtaaactacagtaaacagtaaacactacagtaaacactacagtaaacagtaaacactacagtaaacactacagtaaaccgtaaacactacagtaaacactacagtaaacactacagtaaacagtaaacactacagtaaacactacacgccacagtaaacactacagtaaactgtaaacactacagtaaacactacagtaaatggtaaacactacagtaaacagtaaacactacagtaaacactacagtaaacacttcagtaaacagtaaacactacagtaaacagtaaacactacagtaaacactacagtaaacagtaaacactacagtaaacactacagtaaacagtaaacactacagtaaacagtaaacactacagtaaacactacagtaaacagtaaacactacagtaaacactgcagtaaacagtaaacactacagtaacagtaaacactacagtaaacactacagtaaacagtaaacactacagtaaacactgcagtaaacagtaaacactacagtaaacactacagtaaacagtaaacactacagtaaacactacagtaaacagtaaacactacagtaaacagtaaacactacagtaaaccgtaaacactacagtaaacactacagtaaacactacagtaaacagtaaacactaacagtaaacactacagtaaacactacagtaaacagtaaacactacagtaaacactacagtaaacagtaaacactacagtaaacactacagtaaacactacagtaaacagtaaacactacagtaaacactacagtaaacagtaaacactacagtaaacactgCAGTAAAccgtaaacactacagtaaacagtaaacactacagtaaacactgCAGCTTCTGCTGTGATCACAGTATGCACTAAACACACAGATCTGCTGCACTTGTCCAGAGGTTACTCATTATTATCTTCAGTATTATTCAGTAATAACCCTAACGAGCTTGTGTGATGATGTAAACACTAGTAATCAGTACACAGTGCAGATTTACTCTTGTATCAAgagaatatacattttattaatactttttattaatacaagaaatgttgccttggcaactagctaaaataaaagcatcattattattattattattattatagttgtagTTGTGGTTTAACGCGAGTGGCGGTGGTCTTACAGAGATCCTGGTGCTGGGGACGGGGGCTCGTACGGAGCGTCTGGATACAAGCGTGCTGGACTTCCTGAAGAAGAAGGGCATCGCTGTGGAGGTTCAGGACACGGTAAAGCTCCGTCTCTACACTCGTCTCTAATAAAGACACGTTACAGCAGGCTAACACTGAGAAACGCTTCTCCTCGCAGCCAAACGCATGTGCGACGTTCAACTTCCTGTCCAGCGAGAGACGGTTAGCAGCGGCCGGCCTGATCCCTCCTCCTGCGGCCGAGTAACAGAGAACTCTGGGAAACCATGTCACAtgatcaatgtgtgtgtgtgtgtgtgtgtgtgtgcagagagaATAAACACAGATTCAAGGTGTTAttacacgagtgtgtgtgtgtgtgtgtgtgtgtgtagagagaatAAACACAGATTCAAGGTGTTAttacacgagtgtgtgtgtgtgttggtctgtCTCTGTCCTCTGTGAGAACGGCTCAGTCTGAGCTCGTGTGTGtgatcagacacaaacacactctcttcATCGCGAGCACGTCTTTATTAGCTCCACATCACGTCTAACGTTTATTTGTGTAAATCTCAGGTGTGGACGAGTctaaactttgataaagaatttctctggatttgagactttagtctttgcatctttaccctaaccctaatcaAGAGTttgtatcatatgaccccttaaaaacaccctagcaacgatcaagaacaccctagcaacctctcAGAAGACACTAGCACGTCCAGTGTCACATTTAACTGATTCTGTATATTATCTCTATATTACCAAGTGTTTCTAGTGTGTTTCCCTGCATTGCTCACTCACCGCTGATGTGAAGGGCCAGAGCGTGACCTCTGAACTCTATGACATCATCTCTCAGGTGGTTCTGTGTGGGTCCATGTTGTAATATGTCCCAGGATTGTTGTCCTCAGAGTATGGTAATACCagtaaattatgacttttt
The sequence above is drawn from the Carassius auratus strain Wakin unplaced genomic scaffold, ASM336829v1 scaf_tig00012826, whole genome shotgun sequence genome and encodes:
- the LOC113073716 gene encoding NADH dehydrogenase [ubiquinone] 1 alpha subcomplex assembly factor 3-like, with amino-acid sequence MLSSPMRVSVCAHSWVPCVMAAVSCARLLSPGSVHGLRLGSWLLPALSRVSQARRHRLGPADDELYQRTTVSLLQKEGGGAVIYSYSPRGFNISGNRVMGPCAVLPPAVLQWNVGHHTDITVESLSLFYLLEPRIEILVLGTGARTERLDTSVLDFLKKKGIAVEVQDTPNACATFNFLSSERRLAAAGLIPPPAAE